A genomic segment from Rhodospirillum centenum SW encodes:
- the truB gene encoding tRNA pseudouridine(55) synthase TruB has protein sequence MARKRKGQPVHGWLVLDKPGGMTSTQAMSKVRWLLQAEKAGHGGTLDPIATGVLPIALGEATKTVQYAMDGEKTYRFVLRFGAATDTDDRAGSVIATSDLRPTDEEIEAALPRFTGLITQVPPQYSAIKVDGERAYDLAREGETVELRPREVRVDGFHLTERPDADTAVFEVECGKGTYMRSLARDLARALGTVGHVLELRRLRVGRFTLAEAVTLESLERLVQDGGAAAAIQPVEMALDTLPAIALTDAEAQRLRQGQPVLLLRRQDTERLRRIGESLDPEEGGAAALATAFGRPVALVRVEGATIHPVRVLNL, from the coding sequence GTGGCGCGTAAGCGGAAGGGTCAGCCCGTCCATGGCTGGCTGGTGCTGGACAAGCCCGGCGGCATGACCAGCACCCAGGCCATGTCCAAGGTGCGCTGGCTGTTGCAGGCGGAAAAGGCGGGCCATGGCGGCACGCTGGACCCGATCGCCACCGGCGTCCTGCCCATCGCCCTGGGCGAAGCGACGAAGACCGTGCAGTACGCCATGGACGGGGAGAAGACCTACCGCTTCGTCCTGCGCTTCGGGGCCGCCACCGATACCGACGACCGTGCCGGCAGCGTCATCGCCACGTCCGACCTGCGCCCCACGGACGAGGAGATCGAGGCGGCGCTGCCCCGCTTCACCGGCCTGATCACCCAGGTGCCGCCGCAGTATTCCGCCATCAAGGTGGACGGCGAGCGCGCCTACGACCTGGCCCGCGAGGGCGAGACGGTGGAGCTGCGCCCGCGCGAGGTGCGGGTGGACGGCTTCCACCTGACCGAACGGCCCGACGCCGACACCGCCGTGTTCGAGGTGGAGTGCGGCAAGGGCACCTACATGCGCAGCCTTGCCCGCGACCTTGCCCGCGCGCTCGGCACCGTGGGCCATGTGCTGGAACTGCGCCGGTTGCGCGTCGGCCGCTTCACGCTGGCGGAGGCGGTGACGCTGGAGAGCCTGGAGCGGCTGGTCCAGGACGGTGGTGCCGCGGCGGCGATCCAGCCGGTGGAGATGGCGCTGGACACGCTGCCGGCCATCGCGCTGACCGATGCCGAGGCGCAGCGCCTGCGCCAGGGCCAGCCGGTGCTGCTGCTGCGCCGGCAGGATACCGAGCGGCTGCGCCGGATCGGGGAGAGCCTGGACCCGGAGGAGGGCGGGGCGGCGGCGCTGGCCACCGCCTTCGGCCGGCCGGTCGCCCTGGTCCGGGTGGAAGGCGCCACCATCCACCCGGTGCGCGTGCTGAACCTGTGA
- the rpsO gene encoding 30S ribosomal protein S15, whose translation MSITPERKQALIEEYKTKDGDTGSPEVQVAILTERIVNLTEHLKTHAKDFHSRRGLLVMVGQRRGLLDYLKRKNQGRYDTLIQRLGLRR comes from the coding sequence ATGTCGATCACTCCCGAGCGCAAGCAGGCGCTCATCGAGGAATACAAGACCAAGGACGGCGACACCGGGTCGCCCGAGGTGCAGGTTGCGATCCTGACGGAGCGCATCGTGAACCTGACCGAGCACCTGAAGACCCACGCGAAGGATTTCCATTCGCGCCGTGGCCTGCTGGTCATGGTCGGCCAGCGCCGTGGTCTGCTGGACTATCTCAAGCGCAAGAACCAGGGCCGGTACGACACCCTGATCCAGCGCCTGGGCCTGCGTCGCTGA
- the pnp gene encoding polyribonucleotide nucleotidyltransferase, whose product MFKVFRKEMMWGGRKLVLETGKVARQADGAVWASYGDTVVLATAVAAKAPKPGVDFFPLTVNYQEKAFAAGKIPGGFFKREGRPTEKEVLTSRLIDRPIRPLFADGYRNETQVIVTVLSHDLENDPDIVAMVATSAALTISGIPFLGPIGAARVGYKDGQFVLNPTLEQVEASDLDLVVAGTTEGVLMVESEAKELPEDVMLGAVMFGHREFQPVIDLIIDLAEMAAKDPMAIPAPAYDKDAVKTRMAALIGQDVRQAYTLTVKQERYAAIGAAKLKALETMVAEGTAPEAVASVFKELESDILRGSVIETGKRIDGRTTVDIRPIVSQVGVLPRAHGSALFTRGETQALVVATLGTNQDEQIVDALEGEYRESFMLHYNFPPYSVGEAGRMGSPGRREIGHGKLAWRAVRPLLPTKETFPYTIRVVSEITESNGSSSMATVCGSSLSMMDAGVPLPRPVAGIAMGLIKEGEKFAVLSDILGDEDHLGDMDFKVAGTEKGVTALQMDIKITSITEEIMKIALAQAKDGRVHILSEMNKALNTAREAVNQNAPRITVINIPKDKIRDVIGSGGKVIREIVEQTGAKIDIEDDGTVKVAAVDGKASEAAIKWIKGIVAEPEVGEIYEGKVVKIMDFGAFVNFLGSRDGLVHISELKNERVAKVTDVVKQGDAVKVKVLGFDDRGKVKLSMKVVDQTTGEDLSKKEEAEG is encoded by the coding sequence ATGTTCAAGGTTTTCCGCAAGGAAATGATGTGGGGCGGGCGGAAGCTCGTTCTGGAGACGGGCAAGGTCGCCCGTCAGGCCGACGGGGCCGTGTGGGCCAGCTACGGCGACACGGTGGTTCTGGCCACCGCGGTGGCCGCCAAGGCCCCGAAGCCGGGCGTGGACTTCTTCCCGCTGACGGTCAACTACCAGGAGAAGGCCTTCGCCGCGGGCAAGATCCCCGGCGGCTTCTTCAAGCGCGAAGGGCGCCCGACGGAGAAGGAGGTCCTGACCTCCCGCCTGATCGACCGGCCGATCCGTCCGCTGTTCGCGGACGGCTACCGCAACGAGACCCAGGTCATCGTCACCGTCCTGTCCCACGACCTTGAGAACGATCCCGACATCGTCGCCATGGTCGCCACCTCCGCCGCGCTGACCATCTCGGGCATCCCGTTCCTGGGACCGATCGGCGCCGCCCGCGTCGGCTACAAGGACGGCCAGTTCGTCCTGAACCCGACGCTGGAGCAGGTCGAGGCCAGCGATCTCGACCTCGTCGTCGCCGGCACCACCGAAGGCGTGCTGATGGTGGAGTCCGAGGCGAAGGAACTGCCCGAGGACGTGATGCTGGGGGCCGTGATGTTCGGCCACCGCGAGTTCCAGCCGGTCATCGACCTGATCATCGACCTCGCCGAGATGGCGGCCAAGGACCCGATGGCGATCCCGGCGCCGGCCTACGACAAGGACGCGGTGAAGACCCGCATGGCCGCCCTGATCGGCCAGGACGTCCGTCAGGCCTACACGCTGACCGTGAAGCAGGAGCGCTACGCCGCCATCGGCGCCGCCAAGCTGAAGGCGCTGGAGACGATGGTCGCCGAGGGCACCGCGCCCGAGGCCGTGGCCAGCGTCTTCAAGGAGCTGGAGAGCGACATCCTGCGCGGCAGCGTGATCGAGACCGGCAAGCGCATCGACGGCCGCACCACGGTGGACATCCGTCCCATCGTCTCGCAGGTCGGCGTGCTGCCCCGCGCCCACGGCTCGGCCCTGTTCACCCGCGGCGAGACGCAGGCCCTGGTGGTCGCCACGCTGGGCACGAACCAGGACGAGCAGATCGTCGACGCGCTGGAAGGCGAGTACCGTGAGAGCTTCATGCTCCACTACAACTTCCCGCCCTACAGCGTGGGCGAGGCCGGCCGCATGGGCAGCCCGGGCCGGCGCGAGATCGGCCACGGCAAGCTGGCTTGGCGCGCCGTCCGGCCGCTGCTGCCGACCAAAGAGACCTTCCCCTACACGATCCGCGTCGTGTCGGAGATCACCGAGTCGAACGGCTCCTCCTCCATGGCCACGGTCTGCGGCAGCTCGCTGTCGATGATGGACGCCGGCGTGCCGCTGCCGCGGCCGGTGGCGGGCATCGCCATGGGCCTGATCAAGGAAGGCGAGAAGTTCGCCGTGCTGTCCGACATCCTCGGTGACGAGGACCATCTGGGCGACATGGACTTCAAGGTCGCCGGCACCGAGAAGGGCGTCACCGCGCTCCAGATGGACATCAAGATCACCTCGATCACCGAGGAGATCATGAAGATCGCCCTGGCCCAGGCCAAGGACGGTCGCGTCCACATCCTGAGCGAGATGAACAAGGCGCTGAACACGGCGCGCGAGGCGGTCAACCAGAACGCGCCGCGCATCACCGTGATCAACATCCCGAAGGACAAGATCCGCGACGTGATCGGCTCCGGCGGCAAGGTGATCCGCGAGATCGTCGAGCAGACCGGCGCCAAGATCGACATCGAGGACGACGGCACCGTCAAGGTCGCCGCCGTGGACGGCAAGGCGTCCGAGGCCGCGATCAAGTGGATCAAGGGCATCGTCGCCGAACCCGAGGTGGGCGAGATCTACGAGGGCAAGGTCGTCAAGATCATGGACTTCGGCGCCTTCGTGAACTTCCTCGGCAGCCGGGACGGCCTCGTCCACATCTCCGAGCTGAAGAACGAGCGCGTCGCCAAGGTCACCGACGTCGTGAAGCAGGGCGACGCCGTGAAGGTGAAGGTCCTGGGCTTCGACGACCGCGGCAAGGTGAAGCTGTCCATGAAGGTCGTGGACCAGACGACCGGCGAGGACCTGTCCAAGAAGGAAGAGGCCGAGGGCTGA
- a CDS encoding IS1182-like element ISRce2 family transposase: MLRKPTAQQTEIEMVTLDGLVPPDHLLRKIDAVIDFSFIHDRVSGLYCPDNGRPALDPVVMFKALFIGYLFGIRSERQLVREIQVNVAYRWFLGLRLTDPVFDASTLSQNRRRRYRDTSVAQDIFDHVVEQAIGHGLVDGTVLYTDSTHLKANANKNRYDKAVVAKSRADYWDDLDRAVEADRATHGKKPLKPKDRQPPEKETKISRTDPESGYMVRDGKPTGFFYLDHRTVDGRHGIITDSFATPANVHDSIVYLGRLDRQRARFALDVKAVGLDAGYATAGIAKGLEDRAILGVTGYNRPTPPAPGMMPKSAFTYEPGTDTWSCPGGQALAYATTDRNGYRHYRSDPALCFACPLLASCTRNPKAVRTITRHLWADIRERTDAHRKTPWGKAIYKRRKETVERSFADAKQLFGHRYARFRGLLGVTWQCLLAAAQNIKKIALAIAPKAALRPA, encoded by the coding sequence ATGCTGAGGAAACCGACGGCGCAGCAGACTGAAATCGAGATGGTGACGCTCGACGGTCTGGTTCCGCCCGATCACCTGCTTCGCAAGATCGACGCGGTGATCGACTTCTCCTTCATCCATGATCGCGTGTCCGGGCTTTACTGTCCGGACAACGGCCGTCCGGCCCTTGATCCGGTTGTCATGTTCAAGGCGCTGTTCATCGGCTACCTGTTCGGCATCCGCTCCGAACGCCAGCTGGTGCGCGAGATCCAGGTGAACGTGGCGTATCGCTGGTTTCTGGGTCTGCGCCTGACCGATCCGGTGTTCGACGCCTCGACGCTGAGCCAGAACCGGCGCCGGCGTTACCGGGACACCTCCGTGGCGCAGGACATCTTCGACCATGTGGTGGAGCAGGCGATCGGCCACGGGCTGGTGGACGGCACCGTGCTCTACACCGACAGCACCCACCTCAAGGCCAACGCCAACAAGAACCGCTACGACAAGGCGGTGGTCGCCAAGTCGCGGGCGGATTACTGGGACGATCTGGACCGGGCGGTGGAGGCGGACCGCGCCACCCACGGCAAGAAGCCCCTCAAGCCCAAGGACCGGCAGCCGCCCGAGAAGGAGACCAAGATCAGCCGCACCGATCCGGAGAGCGGCTACATGGTGCGCGATGGCAAGCCCACCGGCTTCTTCTACCTTGATCACCGCACCGTGGATGGGCGCCATGGCATCATCACCGACAGCTTCGCCACCCCCGCCAACGTGCACGACAGCATCGTCTATCTCGGCCGGCTCGACCGCCAGCGCGCCCGCTTCGCGCTCGACGTCAAGGCCGTCGGGCTGGACGCCGGCTATGCCACGGCCGGGATCGCAAAGGGGCTGGAGGACCGCGCCATCCTCGGCGTCACCGGCTACAACCGACCGACACCCCCGGCCCCGGGGATGATGCCCAAGAGCGCCTTCACCTACGAGCCCGGGACCGACACCTGGTCATGCCCCGGCGGACAGGCCCTCGCCTACGCCACCACCGACCGCAACGGCTACCGCCACTACAGGAGCGATCCGGCCCTCTGCTTCGCCTGCCCGCTGCTCGCGTCGTGCACCCGCAACCCCAAGGCCGTCCGCACCATCACCCGCCACCTCTGGGCCGACATCCGCGAGCGCACCGACGCCCACCGCAAGACCCCCTGGGGCAAGGCCATCTACAAGCGACGAAAAGAGACGGTCGAACGCTCCTTTGCCGACGCCAAACAGCTCTTCGGGCACCGCTACGCACGCTTCCGCGGCCTCCTCGGCGTCACCTGGCAGTGCCTGCTCGCCGCCGCCCAGAACATCAAGAAAATCGCCCTCGCAATCGCCCCGAAGGCAGCCCTCCGGCCAGCCTGA
- a CDS encoding type II toxin-antitoxin system Phd/YefM family antitoxin, whose product MPDAQRLHDDDDDGGRADPRSVGARHVSATEFRQNLARHLDQVRDSRAPLVVTRQGEEGVVVLAEGEWAALQETLHVLGTPANARRLLDAIAEFEAGKGVERDLIEP is encoded by the coding sequence ATGCCCGATGCCCAGCGGCTCCACGACGACGACGACGATGGCGGCCGCGCTGACCCCCGCAGCGTCGGCGCGCGCCATGTCAGCGCCACGGAGTTCCGGCAGAATCTGGCCCGCCATCTCGATCAGGTCCGCGACAGCCGTGCGCCTCTTGTGGTGACCCGCCAGGGGGAAGAGGGCGTCGTCGTTCTGGCGGAGGGCGAATGGGCGGCCCTCCAGGAAACCCTCCACGTCCTGGGCACACCGGCCAACGCGCGGCGGCTCCTGGACGCCATCGCCGAGTTCGAGGCGGGTAAGGGTGTCGAGCGCGACCTGATCGAGCCCTGA
- a CDS encoding Txe/YoeB family addiction module toxin, whose amino-acid sequence MRISFSSGAWEDYLHWQEQDRAILARVNTLIRECTRAPFVGLGKPEPLRGSLAGWWSRRITGEHRLVYRVAGQPPDQALEIAACRRHYR is encoded by the coding sequence ATGCGCATCAGTTTCAGCAGCGGGGCCTGGGAGGATTATCTGCACTGGCAGGAGCAGGACCGGGCCATCCTGGCACGGGTGAACACGCTGATCCGGGAGTGTACGCGCGCACCCTTCGTCGGCCTGGGCAAGCCCGAACCGCTGCGCGGTTCCCTGGCGGGCTGGTGGTCACGGCGTATCACCGGGGAACACCGGCTCGTCTATCGCGTGGCCGGACAGCCGCCCGATCAGGCGCTGGAGATCGCGGCCTGCCGGCGGCATTACCGATAG
- a CDS encoding outer membrane protein: protein MSRITAALFGATALVALSSAPALAQSPFDGGYVGAALGYAWMKPNGTTTFSNATTQKVDRTNDGVTGAVFLGYGKTIDTLYLGIEGEIGISDQEKNSTLAGNTYNFDAGTSLGIALRAGLLATPDTLVYGRIGWQRTDLDVSGRLGSVAGTPTMDENEHLNGWRIGGGVEHALTENVLARLEYNYTDYESYKVSYGQGGARTNAEPHESAVRAGIAYRF from the coding sequence ATGTCCCGTATTACTGCTGCTCTGTTCGGCGCTACCGCCCTGGTCGCCCTTTCGTCGGCGCCGGCCCTCGCCCAGAGCCCGTTTGACGGCGGCTATGTCGGTGCGGCGCTCGGCTATGCCTGGATGAAGCCCAACGGCACGACCACCTTCTCCAACGCCACCACACAGAAGGTGGACCGGACCAACGACGGCGTCACCGGCGCGGTCTTCCTCGGCTACGGCAAGACCATCGACACCCTCTATCTCGGCATCGAGGGTGAGATCGGGATCAGCGACCAGGAGAAGAACTCGACTCTCGCCGGCAACACCTACAACTTCGACGCCGGCACCAGCCTGGGCATCGCCCTGCGCGCCGGTCTGCTCGCCACCCCCGATACGCTGGTCTACGGCCGTATCGGCTGGCAGCGTACGGACCTCGACGTCTCCGGCCGTCTCGGCTCCGTCGCCGGGACGCCGACCATGGACGAGAACGAGCACCTGAACGGCTGGCGCATCGGCGGCGGTGTCGAGCACGCCCTGACCGAAAACGTGCTGGCGCGGCTTGAGTACAACTACACCGATTACGAGAGCTACAAGGTCTCCTACGGCCAGGGTGGCGCGCGCACGAACGCCGAGCCGCACGAAAGCGCGGTCCGCGCCGGCATCGCCTACCGCTTCTGA
- a CDS encoding outer membrane protein, with protein MTRLLTVGAVAAAALLAAPAAMAESAFDGPYIGAFFAYADLDVDARATVGSVTTTGDGSGDGWTFGAYAGYGMSLGPVYAGLEAEYGLNGSSIGVRAGNIRTSFDAQDSYGVSARLGTVVMDRILVYGRFGRQWTQFDVKNTLGTVAIGSDDRLDGWRYGGGVEYALAGPGKGDNMLVRLEYSYFDYDDLATTAQLASTAAQVDESQIRVGFAYRF; from the coding sequence ATGACCCGACTGCTCACCGTCGGCGCCGTCGCTGCCGCGGCCCTGCTGGCCGCCCCGGCCGCCATGGCCGAAAGCGCCTTCGACGGTCCCTATATCGGTGCCTTCTTCGCCTATGCCGACCTGGACGTGGACGCCCGGGCCACCGTCGGCTCCGTCACCACCACCGGCGACGGCAGCGGCGACGGCTGGACCTTCGGCGCCTATGCCGGCTACGGCATGAGCCTGGGTCCCGTCTATGCCGGGCTGGAGGCCGAATACGGCCTGAACGGGTCCTCCATCGGCGTGCGGGCTGGCAACATCCGCACCAGCTTCGACGCGCAGGACAGCTACGGCGTCTCCGCCCGCCTCGGCACGGTGGTGATGGACCGCATCCTGGTCTATGGCCGCTTCGGCCGGCAGTGGACCCAGTTCGACGTGAAGAACACGCTGGGCACCGTCGCCATCGGGTCCGACGACCGGCTGGACGGCTGGCGCTATGGCGGCGGCGTGGAATACGCCCTGGCCGGCCCGGGCAAGGGCGACAACATGCTGGTCCGCCTGGAATACAGCTATTTCGACTATGACGATCTGGCGACCACGGCCCAGCTCGCCAGCACGGCGGCGCAGGTGGACGAGAGCCAGATCCGCGTCGGTTTCGCCTACCGCTTCTGA
- a CDS encoding YcbK family protein: MVPARRLILSACLAAPALALLSGCAARPPEPPPPELPPLPGLRRVVLVHRQSGERADVIYFHNGGYDPRAMESVNLLLRDRNTGEKAPIDPALMDFLFDLFYRTGLPPTTEVQVLSGYRSPQTNAKLVKANSQAARESFHMQGKALDFRVPALPGPALAEIAKTMQRGGAAFYPGTGHIHIDTGPVRTWKTR, translated from the coding sequence GTGGTCCCCGCCCGCCGCCTGATCCTGTCCGCCTGTCTTGCCGCCCCCGCACTCGCCCTGCTGTCCGGCTGTGCCGCCCGCCCGCCCGAGCCGCCCCCGCCGGAGCTGCCGCCCCTGCCCGGGCTGCGCCGGGTGGTGCTGGTGCATCGCCAGAGCGGCGAGCGGGCCGACGTGATCTATTTCCACAACGGCGGCTACGATCCCCGCGCCATGGAGAGCGTGAACCTGCTGCTGCGCGACCGCAACACCGGGGAGAAGGCGCCGATCGACCCGGCGCTGATGGATTTCCTGTTCGACCTGTTCTACCGCACCGGCCTGCCGCCGACGACGGAGGTGCAGGTGCTGTCCGGCTACCGCTCGCCGCAGACCAACGCGAAGCTGGTCAAGGCGAATTCCCAGGCGGCGCGGGAGAGCTTCCACATGCAGGGCAAGGCGCTGGACTTCCGCGTCCCCGCCCTGCCCGGCCCGGCGCTGGCGGAGATCGCCAAGACCATGCAGCGCGGCGGCGCCGCCTTCTATCCCGGCACCGGGCACATCCATATCGACACCGGCCCGGTGCGGACCTGGAAGACCCGCTGA
- a CDS encoding MBL fold metallo-hydrolase has translation MTQAAETAGGAQDGLLVRFWGVRGSIATPGPASARYGGNTSCIEVRCGGRLLIFDAGTGIRLLGEALQAGELADGTPLDADLFLTHTHYDHVGGLPFFTPAYDPHNRLILWEGHLGPERTLQQVLDQLMSAPLFPVPVNLIETSCRYRKFAAGDTLEPRPGIRLRTAPLNHPNNATGYRVDYGGRAVCIVTDTEHQRGVRDPRVVELVRGADLMIYDSTYTDEEYERHVGWGHSTWQEACRVAAEAGVARTVLFHHDPAHNDLALDAIGAAAETMRPGTLLAAEGMVLTL, from the coding sequence ATGACACAGGCGGCAGAGACGGCGGGCGGGGCGCAGGACGGGCTTCTGGTGCGCTTCTGGGGCGTGCGCGGCAGCATCGCCACGCCGGGGCCGGCCAGCGCCCGCTACGGCGGCAACACGAGCTGCATCGAGGTGCGCTGCGGCGGGCGGCTGCTGATCTTCGATGCCGGCACCGGCATCCGACTGCTGGGAGAGGCGTTGCAGGCGGGCGAGCTGGCGGACGGCACGCCGCTGGACGCCGACCTGTTCCTCACCCACACCCATTACGACCATGTCGGCGGGCTGCCCTTCTTCACCCCGGCCTACGATCCGCACAACCGCCTGATCCTGTGGGAGGGGCATCTGGGGCCGGAGCGGACCCTGCAACAGGTGCTGGACCAGCTCATGTCGGCGCCGCTGTTCCCGGTGCCGGTCAACCTGATCGAGACGAGCTGCCGCTACCGCAAGTTCGCCGCCGGCGACACGCTGGAGCCGCGGCCCGGCATCCGCCTCCGCACGGCGCCGCTGAACCACCCCAACAACGCCACCGGCTACCGCGTCGACTATGGCGGCCGGGCGGTCTGCATCGTCACCGACACCGAGCACCAGAGGGGCGTGCGCGACCCGCGGGTGGTGGAGCTGGTGCGCGGCGCCGACCTGATGATCTACGACTCGACCTACACCGACGAGGAGTACGAACGGCACGTCGGCTGGGGCCATTCCACCTGGCAGGAGGCCTGCCGCGTCGCCGCGGAAGCAGGGGTGGCGCGCACCGTGCTGTTCCACCACGACCCGGCGCACAACGACCTGGCGCTGGACGCCATCGGCGCGGCGGCGGAGACGATGCGCCCCGGCACCCTGCTGGCGGCGGAGGGCATGGTGCTGACGCTCTGA
- a CDS encoding response regulator transcription factor produces the protein MQKTGTLILLADDDAALRQTLTEQLRLDPETEVREADSAAAALAAARAERFDAVLLDSGLPDLDGRALCRALRAEGLDCPVILMTAPADTGDDPADCGATESIAKPFRLGVLLARLRALLRRAAETDAAGLPIGPYRFLPTAKMLLEDGRQRRIRLTEKECQILAYLHRADGRTIDRDTLLGEVWGYNEGVTTHTLETHVYRLRRKIERDPARAEILVTEPGGYRLVP, from the coding sequence GTGCAGAAGACGGGAACGCTCATCCTGCTTGCCGACGACGACGCGGCCCTGCGGCAGACGCTGACCGAACAGCTCCGGCTCGACCCGGAGACGGAGGTCCGGGAGGCGGACAGCGCGGCGGCCGCCCTGGCGGCGGCGCGGGCGGAGCGGTTCGACGCCGTGCTGCTGGACAGCGGCCTGCCCGACCTGGACGGACGCGCGCTCTGCCGCGCCCTGCGGGCGGAAGGGCTGGACTGCCCGGTGATCCTGATGACGGCTCCCGCGGACACGGGCGACGACCCTGCCGACTGCGGCGCCACGGAGAGCATCGCCAAGCCGTTCCGGCTGGGGGTGCTGCTGGCCCGGCTGCGCGCCCTGCTGCGGCGGGCGGCGGAGACGGACGCGGCAGGGCTGCCGATCGGCCCCTACCGCTTCCTGCCCACCGCCAAGATGCTGCTGGAAGACGGGCGGCAGCGCCGCATCCGCCTGACCGAGAAGGAATGCCAGATCCTGGCCTATCTGCACCGGGCGGACGGTCGCACCATCGACCGCGACACCCTGCTGGGCGAGGTCTGGGGCTACAATGAGGGGGTGACCACCCACACGCTGGAGACCCATGTCTACCGGCTGCGGCGGAAGATCGAGCGCGACCCGGCACGGGCGGAGATCCTGGTGACGGAGCCCGGCGGCTACCGGCTGGTGCCCTGA
- a CDS encoding glycosyltransferase family 4 protein: MSLGRPLHVMVPGPIGQATGGYGYLRRAVAGLRARGETVVVHELPGSYPVPDDTARTGADRALAQVPDAALVLTDGLALPMAANALWVERHRLRLVALVHHPLHLETGLTPVQAALLRQLERVALSKMRRVVVPSRATAADVVALDVPAGRIGIVPPGTDPAPPAQGSADGVPTLLTVATLTPRKGHGVLLEALASLATLPWRAVLAGSDDRDPAEAARLRATVARLGLGDRVTLTGEVTADRLEALWHGADLFVLPSFHEGYGMAAAEALARGLPVVASRAGALPDLVPEAAGGLVPPGDAAALAAALRPLLADAQARARAAAAARAAGAALPDWPATAAALAAELAYALPQDRRIERIA; encoded by the coding sequence ATGAGCCTGGGCCGGCCGCTGCATGTCATGGTGCCCGGCCCGATCGGGCAGGCGACGGGGGGCTACGGCTATCTGCGCCGGGCCGTGGCCGGGCTGCGCGCCCGCGGGGAGACGGTCGTGGTGCATGAGCTGCCCGGCAGCTACCCGGTGCCCGACGACACGGCCCGCACCGGCGCCGACCGCGCCCTGGCCCAGGTCCCCGACGCGGCGCTGGTGCTGACCGACGGGCTGGCCCTGCCGATGGCGGCGAACGCGCTCTGGGTGGAGCGGCACCGGCTGCGTCTGGTGGCGCTGGTCCACCATCCGCTGCACCTGGAGACGGGCCTGACGCCGGTGCAGGCGGCGCTGCTGCGCCAGCTTGAACGGGTGGCGCTGTCGAAGATGCGGCGGGTGGTGGTGCCCAGCCGCGCCACCGCGGCCGACGTGGTGGCGCTGGACGTGCCGGCCGGGCGCATCGGCATCGTCCCGCCCGGCACCGACCCCGCCCCGCCGGCGCAAGGATCGGCGGACGGGGTGCCGACCCTGCTGACGGTGGCGACCCTGACCCCGCGCAAGGGCCATGGCGTGCTGCTGGAGGCGCTGGCGTCCCTGGCCACCCTGCCCTGGCGGGCGGTGCTGGCGGGCAGCGACGACCGCGACCCGGCCGAGGCAGCGCGGCTGCGGGCCACGGTGGCGCGGCTGGGGCTGGGGGACCGCGTGACCCTGACGGGGGAGGTGACCGCCGACCGCCTGGAGGCGCTGTGGCACGGCGCCGACCTGTTCGTGCTGCCCAGTTTCCATGAGGGCTACGGCATGGCAGCGGCGGAGGCGCTGGCCCGCGGCCTGCCCGTGGTGGCCAGCCGCGCCGGCGCCCTGCCGGACCTGGTGCCGGAAGCGGCGGGGGGACTGGTGCCGCCGGGCGACGCGGCGGCGCTGGCGGCGGCGCTGCGCCCCCTGCTGGCCGATGCGCAGGCCCGCGCCCGGGCCGCGGCCGCGGCGCGGGCGGCCGGCGCCGCCCTGCCGGACTGGCCCGCCACGGCCGCGGCGCTGGCGGCGGAGCTGGCCTATGCGCTGCCCCAGGACCGCCGCATCGAGCGGATCGCATGA
- a CDS encoding 6-pyruvoyl trahydropterin synthase family protein, whose amino-acid sequence MYSLTVRDHMMIAHSFVGAVFGPAQELHGATFLVDAEFRRPSLSADGLVVDIGLASALLKEVLAPLTYRNLDGLPDFRGRNTTTEFLAGEIFRRLRARIADGALGDDGRALVGLRVELHESHVARAAFEGPLP is encoded by the coding sequence ATGTACAGCCTGACCGTGCGCGACCACATGATGATCGCCCACAGCTTCGTCGGCGCCGTGTTCGGCCCGGCGCAGGAGCTTCACGGCGCCACCTTCCTGGTGGATGCGGAGTTCCGCCGCCCGTCCCTGTCGGCCGACGGTCTGGTGGTGGACATCGGACTCGCCTCGGCCCTGCTGAAGGAGGTGCTGGCGCCCCTGACCTACCGCAATCTGGACGGGCTGCCGGACTTCCGCGGCCGCAACACGACGACCGAGTTCCTGGCCGGGGAGATCTTCCGGCGGCTGCGGGCGCGCATCGCCGACGGCGCCCTGGGCGACGACGGGCGCGCCCTGGTCGGGCTGCGGGTGGAACTGCACGAGTCGCACGTCGCCCGCGCCGCCTTCGAGGGACCGCTGCCATGA